The genome window AAGGCGGGTGATAAAGTCTTCGCCGTCATCAAAGCCACCGAAGTCATGATCGCCAAGGAATAGCGGGAGACGATGAGAATCATGGGTGAGAGATGGCTGAAGAGCGCTTGCAAGCGCTTTGTTGTGGGTCTGGCGACGCTTGGCATTCTGCAGATCGCGTTGCTCTGTAGTGTCCAGGCCGCAAGCCAGATTGTCATTTTGGCGACGACGACCAGCACACAGGATTCGGGCCTGCTTGACGTTGTGGTCCCACTGTTTGAAAAGCGAACTGGCTACGTAGTGAAAACGATTTCTGTCGGAACCGGTCAGGCGCTTGCCTTGGGCGGTCGGGGCGAAGCCGACG of Candidatus Methylomirabilis tolerans contains these proteins:
- a CDS encoding substrate-binding domain-containing protein encodes the protein MRIMGERWLKSACKRFVVGLATLGILQIALLCSVQAASQIVILATTTSTQDSGLLDVVVPLFEKRTGYVVKTISVGTGQALALGGRGEADVVLVHAPEAEKRYVADGTLINRQLVMHNDFIIVGPESDPARIRGLRKASDALRKIAEAKAAFASRGDNSGTHQLERR